The genomic interval TCCCGGGGCCGAGGCGGCCGAGGAACAGCGGGCGTACTCCTCGGAGTTCCGCCGCTACACCGAGAACGACCTGCGCACCGGCAAGCGCGAGAACGCCCTCGCGGTGGTCCGCTCCCTTGACGCACTGCACTCCGGGGGCGACGGCGGGGCGGTCCTCAAGCTGTCGACGGGCGAGTCCCAGCAGTGGCTCGGCGCCCTCAACGACCTGCGGCTCGCGATCGGCTCCCGCCTCGACATCACCGACGAGGAGGACACCGACCTCCTCTACCGGCTCCCGGACGAGGACCCCCGTAAGCCGATGGTGATGGCGTACCTGTGGCTGGGCGGTCTCCAGGAGACCCTCGTGACCACCCTTATGCCGTGAGATGTGACGATTCCGTGTTCGCTCAGAGGACGCTCAAATCCGGATAACGATCATGTCACCGCACTGACGGCATTCGCGTATTCCGGGTGCCGTTTGTCCCCTTCTTCCTGTGACCTGCGCCATATCCGGCACGGGTGATCAATGCTGCGGCCGTGATAAATCTTCACGACCGCCCGGCGAACACCACCCGTATGTTCGGCCGGGTGCGCCACCGAGCCGGCAACCGCCGGCCAGGCACGACTCCATTCAATCCGGGGGGATCGAAACCCGATCCGAGGCCGACCAGAGGCCCGGTTCGGCATGGAGAAAGGCGCACCACACACATGACCTCCGCTCAGGTCGAAGACAAAGGCTCAGGCTCGGAGAAGGCCCCGAACGCGTCCGAAGCGAACGCGTCCGAAGAGGGGTACGAGCGCGGACTCGGCAGCCGCCAGGTCCAGATGATCGCGATCGGCGGCGCCATCGGCGTCGGCCTCTTCCTCAACGCCGGGGCGAACATCGCCAAGGCCGGTCCGAGCCTCATCCTGATGTACGCCGTCGCCGGCGTGATCATCTTCTTCATCATGCGGGCCCTCGGCGAGCTGCTGCTCTACCGCCCGGTCTCCGGTTCCTTCGCGGAGTACTCCCGCGAGTTCCTCGGCCCGTTCTTCGGCTACTTCACCGGCTGGACGTACTGGCTGCTGTGGGTCGTCACCGGCATGGCGGAACTCACCGCCGCCGCGATCTACGTCAACTACTGGTTCCCCGCCGTCCCCCAGTGGACGACGGCCCTGGTCTTCCTGGTCGTCCTGTTCGTGGCCAACCTGATCTCGGTGAAGCTGTTCGGCGAGATCGAGTTCTGGTTCTCGATGATCAAGGTCACCGCCCTCATCGGCATGATCGTGATCGGTCTCGGTGTCCTGACCTTCGGCTTCAGCGCGGCCGGCGACACCGCCGCGGTCTCCAACCTCTGGGCCTTCGACGGTTTCTTCCCGAAGGGCGTCGGCTCGTCCCTGATGACCCTCCAGGGCGTGATGTTCGCCTACCTCGCCGTGGAGCTGGTCGGCGTCACCGCGGGTGAGTCCGAGAACCCCGAGAAGACCCTCCCCAAGGCGATCAACACCCTGCCCTGGCGCATCGGCCTCTTCTACGTCGGAGCCCTCACCGTCATCCTGTGCGTGGTGAAGTGGACCGAGTTCGCGGCGGGCGTCAGCCCCTTCGTGAAGGCCTTCGCCGTGATCGGCATCCCGGCGGGCGCCGGAATCGTGAACTTCGTCGTCCTCACCGCGGCCCTGTCCTCCTGCAACTCCGGCATGTACTCCACGGGCCGCATGCTGCGCACCCTCGCCGACAGCGGAGAGGCCCCGCAGGCCTTCAACAAGCTCTCCGTCACCCGCACCCCGGCGCTGGCCATCACGGTCTCGGTCCTCTTCATGGGCATCGGCGTGGTGCTGAACTACGTGGTGCCGGAGAAGGCCTTCGGATACGTCGTCTCGGTCGCGACCGCGGCGGGCATCTGGACCTGGCTGATGATCCTGGTCAGTCATGTGCGCTACCGCCGCGAGGTCGTGGCGGGGCGTCTGCCCGCGTCCTCCTTCCCGGCACCGGGCGGCTCGGTCGGCAGCTGGATCGCGATCGTGTTCCTGCTCTTCGTGACCGGCCTGATCGCGTACGACGCCGACTCGCGCGTGTGTCTGTACGTGATGGCCGGATGGGCCGCCGCGCTGGGCGTCGGCTGGGTTGTCCTGAAGACCCGGAACCCGGAGATCGTGGACCGGCGTGACCCGGAGTCCGAGAAGGTCTGAAGCCAGTAAGTCCGGCATGTGGGCCGTCCTGTACCGATCCTCGGTACAGGACGGCCCTCTGCTTATCCTTTCGGCATGCTGACCATCACCCAGGCCCTCGTCGACCAGATCGTCGCGCACGCGCGCAAGGACCACCCCGACGAGGCGTGCGGAGTCGTCGCGGGCCCGGCCGGGTCGGACCGCCCCGAGCGCTTCATCCCCATGCTCAACGCCGCCATGTCGCCGACGTTCTACGAGTTCGACTCCGGCGACCTGCTCAAGCTGTACCGCGAGATGGACGACCGCGACGAGGAGCCGGTGGTCATCTACCACTCCCACACCGCGACCGAGGCCTACCCGTCCCGCACGGACATCTCCTACGCCAACGAGCCCGGCGCCCACTACGTCCTCGTCTCCACCGCCGACACCGACGGTCTCGGCGACTTCCAGTTCCGCTCCTACCGGATCGTCGACGGCGAGGTCACCGAGGAGGACGTGAAGATCGTCGCGGCGTACTAGGCTCGCGGGTACGGACCGACTTCCCGTACTGGAGAAGGTGTTGACACCGCACACGCACGGACGACGGCCCACCCTGGAGGATGTCGCACGACGTTCGGGGGTGTCGAGGTCCACGGTGTCACGGGTGATCAACGACGAGCCGAGAGTGAGCGCGGAGGTCGTCGAACAGGTCCGCCGGGTCATCGCCGAACTCGGCTACGTGCCCAACCAGGCCGCCCGCCAACTCGTCACCCGCCGCACCGGCGCCGTCGCCGTGGTCGCCAGTCAGCCGCAGAACCGGCTCTTCCTCGACCCGTTCTTCGACTGCCTGCTGCGCGGAGTACGCCGCGAACTCGCCGAGCACGGCGCCCAGGCCGTCCTGCTGTTCCTGGACGAACCCGACGACCACACCCGCGTCGCCGACTACCTCGGCGGCGGCCATGTCGACGGCGCCGTGCTGTTCTCCCTGCGCCCCGGCGACCGGCTCCACGAGATGGCCGACCGGCTCGACATCCCGGTCGTCTTCGGCGGCCGCCCCCTGCCGCGCGACGGCGACACCGTGCGCCCCCACGCCTACGTCGACGGCGACAACCGCGGGGGAGCCCGGCAGGCCGTCCAGCACCTCGTCTCCCTGGGGCGCACGCGGATCGCGACCGTCACCGGGCCCCACGACCAGGAGGACTCCGCCGCCGAACGGCTCGCCGGCTACCGGGACGTCCTCCCGGACGCACCGCCCGAGCTGACCGAGCGCGCCGACTACACCGAGCAGGGCGGCGCCGACGCCATGGCCGCCCTCCTCGACCGGGACCCCGGCCTGGACGCCGTCTTCGTCGCCTCCGACCTCATGGCCGCGGGCGCGCTGCGTACCCTGCGCGAGCGCGGCCGCCGGGTCCCCGAGGACGTGGCGGTCATCGGCTTCGACGACCTGACCGAGATCAGCGAGGCGACGGACCCGCGGCTGACCACGGTGCACCAGGACGTGGAGCGGATGGGGCGGCTCATGGCCCGCCTCCTCTTCGACCGACCCGCACAGCCGCCCTCGGTGGTCGTACCGACCCGACTGGTGGTCAGAGCCTCCGCCTGAGCTGCCGCATCTCAGCGGGCGGGCCGATTCCGTCCGCATGGTGGGATCACATTCCGGGACCCGGACCGGGAATCGATACGATGACCCCATGGTTTCTTACGACGTGAGCGAGAAGACGCCGGGCACCCTGCTCGTGGCGCGGCTGCACGTCGACCTGTGCAGGCTCGCCAGCGCCATCTGTTGACGCTGCCCCTGCCGCCGTTAGGCCGTGAGCCGCGGCGCCTCACACACGCACGACCCGCTGTTCCAGCGCTGCCGCGCG from Streptomyces sp. CC0208 carries:
- a CDS encoding DUF2017 domain-containing protein gives rise to the protein MPGTFEPLPGGGAAVALDDVEISIIRSLAVQLLELIGPGPAEDASDDPLAELFTDGPSEPPSDPVLKRLFPDAYSDPEGTPGAEAAEEQRAYSSEFRRYTENDLRTGKRENALAVVRSLDALHSGGDGGAVLKLSTGESQQWLGALNDLRLAIGSRLDITDEEDTDLLYRLPDEDPRKPMVMAYLWLGGLQETLVTTLMP
- a CDS encoding amino acid permease, yielding MTSAQVEDKGSGSEKAPNASEANASEEGYERGLGSRQVQMIAIGGAIGVGLFLNAGANIAKAGPSLILMYAVAGVIIFFIMRALGELLLYRPVSGSFAEYSREFLGPFFGYFTGWTYWLLWVVTGMAELTAAAIYVNYWFPAVPQWTTALVFLVVLFVANLISVKLFGEIEFWFSMIKVTALIGMIVIGLGVLTFGFSAAGDTAAVSNLWAFDGFFPKGVGSSLMTLQGVMFAYLAVELVGVTAGESENPEKTLPKAINTLPWRIGLFYVGALTVILCVVKWTEFAAGVSPFVKAFAVIGIPAGAGIVNFVVLTAALSSCNSGMYSTGRMLRTLADSGEAPQAFNKLSVTRTPALAITVSVLFMGIGVVLNYVVPEKAFGYVVSVATAAGIWTWLMILVSHVRYRREVVAGRLPASSFPAPGGSVGSWIAIVFLLFVTGLIAYDADSRVCLYVMAGWAAALGVGWVVLKTRNPEIVDRRDPESEKV
- a CDS encoding M67 family metallopeptidase, with translation MLTITQALVDQIVAHARKDHPDEACGVVAGPAGSDRPERFIPMLNAAMSPTFYEFDSGDLLKLYREMDDRDEEPVVIYHSHTATEAYPSRTDISYANEPGAHYVLVSTADTDGLGDFQFRSYRIVDGEVTEEDVKIVAAY
- a CDS encoding LacI family DNA-binding transcriptional regulator — translated: MTPHTHGRRPTLEDVARRSGVSRSTVSRVINDEPRVSAEVVEQVRRVIAELGYVPNQAARQLVTRRTGAVAVVASQPQNRLFLDPFFDCLLRGVRRELAEHGAQAVLLFLDEPDDHTRVADYLGGGHVDGAVLFSLRPGDRLHEMADRLDIPVVFGGRPLPRDGDTVRPHAYVDGDNRGGARQAVQHLVSLGRTRIATVTGPHDQEDSAAERLAGYRDVLPDAPPELTERADYTEQGGADAMAALLDRDPGLDAVFVASDLMAAGALRTLRERGRRVPEDVAVIGFDDLTEISEATDPRLTTVHQDVERMGRLMARLLFDRPAQPPSVVVPTRLVVRASA
- a CDS encoding putative leader peptide, whose protein sequence is MVSYDVSEKTPGTLLVARLHVDLCRLASAIC